The genomic window GAAGCAACGCCGCCAGTGACGGTTCGACTCCCGGCCTGGCTGAGCccgcctccccccgcccccccccccggcggaGTCCTTGCGCAGCCGCAAcaggctgccccctcctccccccccccgtctgtCTGTTCCCATTGGAAGGCGATCACCCTGGACAGGTTCCCGTGTTATAAGGCGGAATCCAATAGTGAGCTTGCACTGCGCACCCGTGGAGCAGGTCCCTTGCGCTGCCCCATCCCCCTGCGCGAAGGGCTCTTGCTGAGCACGGCGGCCTTTGCTCAGATCCCCTGACCCCCTTCTCTCCTGCCCTTTGAGCCCCGGGAGAGAAGCCCGCCTCCTTTCCTGCCAGGCAGGGCTCTCTTGAAGAGGGCTGTTCTCTCTCCTTACTAATAAGTGAGGATATTAGATCCACAAAGCCAAATGTCATTTTAACGCAACTGCCTTGTAACTGCGGTTGTGTAGTGAGGACTCCTTATTACAACCGGCATGTGATAAAAGAACTTTTATACTAAAATCCAGCTCTTCTCCCTGGGAATTACTGAACTCGGGTGCGAAACCTCTTTATAAATATTGCAGGAGAGGAATCCAACTGGACGATTCCAGCCCTGCCAGGAGCCTTTACCTACACCTGGAATACAGGAAGGTGGAGCCCCCACCTGAAAGGGCCGAGGGGGAGATGTGCTAAGGCGGGCCTGCAGATTTCCCACCCCGCCCTAGGCCAGGCGATTCCGAAGCTCCCGGCCTGCAGCAGAAGCAGATCTTCCGCCTGCAGCcttctaccccccccccacttcccggAGCCCAAGAACGGGCTGGGAAAGCGGCAGCGGCTCCCTGAGGAAGGGCCGGGGGCCGGGCGTTCCAGGGTCCTCCTAAAGCCCCcgtgtctccccctcccttccccactaCCCCACCCTGAGGCTCCCGTGGAAGACTAGATGTCCCGGGGAGAAACGGGCGTCCTTCTGCCGCTCCCTCAGCGCCACCTTCTCTTCCACTGCCCACCCAGGCCACGCGTGTCCTATTTGGGGGCGCAGGTGCCTCGCTCGCCAGCCCAGACCCACAGCCCAGCCTCCGCCTGAGGGACCCCCTCCGCCTACAGACAACGGGCACAACGGCGCCCCGACAGTCGAGTCGGCTTCTCCACATCGGGGCGGGGTTTCGTGGccgaggggcgggggggggtatCTGCCTCTTCTGGGACTCCCAGCCGCAGCGGTGCTGGGATTTGTACTTCGCTCCGTAACCTGGTGGACAGCCCACCCAGCCCACCTTGGGAAAGCTCGCTTGCCGCAAAGGCCGGGGCGGGCGGGGTCGGAGTCCAGCGAAACACCTGGGGGAGAACCGACGGCTGCCTGCAGGGGCGCAGACGGGCAGGGGgcggggcgggagggagggaggcggctGCGGCGCCGCCCCTTCTTGCTGGCGGGCCCTTTCGCTTTCGTTTCCCGCGGCGCTGCAGCTGCGGGCCTCGGTACCTCCGCCCTCCcgggcttccttcctcctcttgggCGGACTTGCGGGGCTTTCcgatggcggcggcggcggcggtggcggtgCTCGGGGTCCCCCCGGATGTGGCCGATGAGCTGCTGGTGTTTTACTTTGAGAACCGTCGGCGCTCGGGCGGGGGGCCGGTGCGGAGCTGGCGGCGGAGGGGCGACCGCGCCACTCTAACTTTTGAGCGCCCCGAAGGTGAGGGCCAGGGCTGGAGGGAGGCTGGGGACAGGCCGGCGGGGAGAAAGGCCTTCCGGCCCTGGGGCTCTGCCGGAGGCGGAGGCCGGCAGCCCCGAGGCTTGCCCCCGTTCCACCGTGGCTTTCACAAAACGCAACCGCCTTCCCACCACACGGCCACCCTTCCTGGGCCGTCCAGGTTTTTGGAGCCAGGTAGTACGTGGGCTTGTGCTGCGTACTAAGGCACAGAGGCTGGACGTTGAGGCCAGTTTTGCTCAGCGGGAGTTACAAAAGCAGCAAGTAGGTTGGGCTACAAATTCCATGGGTTCCATGACTGAGGGGGCTGGGATGATGGGAAGCATAGTCCATGGGGACTCGGGTGGCTATGGGGCTGCGGTCTTTAGTGCTGCAGCTTTGTCCCTGGCAGGTCCCCCCAAACGGCTGGCTGGGCCTTTCTGGGACTTGGCTTCTGAGGAGTTTGAAGCCctggtggggagggtgggggtctGGGGTGAGGACCTTCCTTCTGGAGGTCACCCGCCGATCTCCTCCCTCGCAGATGCCCAGAGGGTCCTCTCCAGAACTGACCACGCCCTGCAAGGGGTGCAGCTGGTGGTCCAGCCCGCTGCTCCTCGGGATTATGGGAAGGTGGTCCTCCGGGGCCTGAACCCCCAAAGCAGCCTGGAGCTGGTGGAGCTGTACGTGGAGCACATGCTGGATTGCGAGAGGGACGCTTACTCCCTCCACCGCAGCCCTGCCGGGGACCAGGCGCTGGTGCAGCTGCAGGCAGCGCTCAACCACCCAGGTACTTGCCGGAGGTCTCCCCTTCCAAGCACAGCCGGCTGAGCTTCCTTGGGCTCCCTCCCAGAGGGGCCCCTGAGGGGCCTTCCTGCCCTCCAAGCTTGGTTGCCACCGGGGGGCCTCGAACCTCTTCTCGGCACCTGCCCCTTATTCTGCCCTCTCCCAACACCAGGAGGGACAGATACCCAAAGGGCAGAGAAAGCACCGCCTTCCCAATGTGCCAGTCCTGCATTGAGGAACATCACCAGGGCTGCTGACTTTGGCTGGGACCGTGTGCCCACCCGGAAGGATCCTGctctatgggcagagttagccgtCGTCTGCCAGGGATTCCTGGCTTCACTGGGCCTGGAAACCAGTCTCTGGCCTCCAGTTGTGTCATCCGTTttcaaaggagggagggaggttagcTGGCTTCCCCCTGGCTGCTTTTCtgactggggtggggtggggggcataaCAGAAGGCAGTTCTTGGGGCAAAGTCTTCATTGGCTGCCTTGACTGAGTTCCTTGGCTTCCCTGGCAGAGTTCTTGGCGCTGGCGGATCGGGTGCAAAGCCGCGTGCTGGACGGGGCCAGCCTGGTGCTGGACTGGGTGGAGCAGACAGACAGCATCCTGGTTCGGAGTCACCACGGAGTCATCCAGCTGCAGCCAGAGGTGCTGACCCTCTACTTTGAGAGCAGGCGGAGTGGCGGGGGCCGCGTGCAGGCAGTGCGGCTTCTCCAGGGAGGCACGTTGGCCGTGGTCTCCTTTCAGGACCGCACAGGTGAGGGCTGTTCGAGACGCCTCTCCTGGCTCCTGCTGAAAAGGCTCCTCTGATGCTGATGCCTTTGTTTCCCGCAGTGGTGGATCGGGTGCTGAAGCAGCCCCACCAGCTCCCAGACGGCCGTCTGAAGGTCTCCCCTCACTATGACTTCCTGGAAGCCCCAGAGGCCGCAGCAGAGCTGGCCCCATCCACCACCCTTCCGGTGGCAGAGGCAGCTACCAGGCGGCTGCTGCAGTCCCAGGGCGTCCTGCAGGAGCTGGGGGCTTTTGCTCCCGAATGCGTGCTTCGCTGCGAAGAGGCTGGGCTGTGCATCTCGGGTGGGGACCCGGCTCTTCGGCAGCAGCTGCGGGAGCGCATCCAGGCAGCCTTGCATGCGGTGACGCAGAACCGACTGCCCTCCTCAACCTGGATGCTTGAGTTCCTGCAACGGGCAGATGTGCAGGAGCACCTGGCGGAACGGCTTGCTGAGCGCAGAGTGAGCGCCTGCTACCTTCCCGCTGCAGGGGAGGTGGTAGTGGTGGCCCTGAAGCCCCCCGTGGCTCAGCTGGCCGCCTCTCTCCTGGACTCCTTTCTCAGCTCCATCTCCCTGCCCTTGTCCGAGCGGCAGTTGCTGGCCTTGGCCTCCCCACACTGGGCCCGGGTGCAGGCGGGGCTGCGCTGCTGCTGTGTGCGCCTGGCTGATGACGGGGAGCACCTGGAGGGCCTCACCTTGCCTGGCCTGGAGGAGGAGAATGTGGCTGAGCTGAAGCGTGGCCTGCAGGACTGCCTGCCGGATGAGGTGCTGGTGACCACGGAGCCTGGACGTCTTCACTACCTTCGGCTCCATCGCCAGGAACTGCTGGCTGGCTTGGCTGACGTCACACTGCTGCCCCTGGAGGGAGCCGAGGTCACCGGCTTGCGGGTAAAAGGGGTGCAGCTGCAGCGTCCTTCCATGTCCCGCCCTCGACACACAGGGTGCCAGGCACTTGCCAGCTCTGCCCTGCTTTAGTGTCCCCTCTCGTGCCAGCTGCCACGTGTCCTTGGGCACTGTGGCCaaaagggtgggtggggggtcaaaccctgcttctgccaaccttttGTCAAGCCTGAGAAATCTGGCACGGTGTCTTTTTGTGCAGCTGAGCGGTGATTCTTGGGCGTGCCGAGCCGCGGCTGAGCTCCTCCAGAGTCTGCTCTGTGCCATCTCTGTTCGAACTGTGGTGCTACATCAGCCTGGCGTGAGCCGTTTCTTGCTGGAGGAGCGTGGCCAGGCCATCCTGCAGGGCCTGGAGAGGGGCTTCTGCTGTGCCTTCGGGCTGGAGCACCTCCAGTGGCGCTCCCCAGAGACCCAGGTGAGTACCCTGGAGGAGGGGATGGGGCATGGGATGTGCGGTGGGGCTGGAGGCTGGAGTGCTGAGCTGGAGGCGAGAGAAGAGTTTGAAAAGGGGGGGCTGCCTCTGAAGggcctcttctcccctcccccagcaCGAGTTGGAGACCTCACAGGAGCCAATTGCCCTCGTGGACCGGCGGGATTCCCTGCGTGGCCTCAAAGAGCATCTGCAGAGCCCAGTCGGGGAGGCCGACTGGCAAAGCGAAGCTAAGCTGGGTAATGTCTGTCTAGCTGCCTGTCCCTGGAGGTGAAGGACAGCAAGGGGCACCTGCCATCCCCTTCTGGCCTGAGGTTGGAGCTTAGGGTGAGCTTGGGGTAGCTTCAGGGTTCCCCCTTTCTGTGCAGGCCCACCTTATGTTGCTGCTTCCCTGCTCACTGAGCCCCCCTCCCGTTGCAGAAGAGATCAAGGGCCTGCTGGCTGCCCTCCAGCCTCCCAGGGTGGCCCTTCCcgcagcagaggaggaggaggaggcaggcaCGGCCGCGGAGCCATTGCCAGAGGTCCCCCCTAGCTTCGAGCAGCAGACCAGCTTGGCTGACCTCGACACAATAGAAGAAGGGCCCTTGCCCGTCCCAGGCCCCATCCCAAGCCTGgcattggaagaggaggaggaggaggaggcacagCTGCTCCTGGCCATCCAGCAGTCCATGGACAGTGCTcggcaggaagaggaggagctggCGCGTGCCACTGAGCTCTCTCTGCGCTCCTTCGAGCAGGAGCAGCCGTCCAGTCCAGGTGCCGACATCCTGTCTGTCATGAGGGCCTCTCAGGAGGCAGCGGCTGCAACTCGTGTTCAGGTCTACACCTCCGTGGAGGAGGATGCAGAGGCCGTGGTGCAGGAGCTGGAGCGTGCCCTGGGCATGCAGATGCGGGAGGAAATGGTGCAGAACGAGGCCCTCTTGTCTCTGCCCGCTCTCTGCCTTGACTACCTGACCTACCTGGAGAGGAAGCACGCAGTGAGCATCACGCTCGCCGGCCCTGTAGCCACCGTGTCGGGCTTCTTGGACTACCCTGTGGCCGCCACCCGAGACCTTGCCCTGCTGCTGGCCCGGCTGCTGCACATGGAAGTGGCCGTGGGCTGTGGGGATGCCTGCTGGGTCCGCTGGGAGCCCTCTGAGCAGGGCTTACCCACCCCCTATTCGGCCCAGGCCAGTGCCCTGCTGGAGCAAGCGTGGTCCCGCGGCCACAAGCGCGTGGAGGTGTTCTTCGACGGGCGGCCTTTTGCCGTGGACTTTGAACGGATGGAGGAGTACGACGTTGGCAACGGCCGCACGCTGCCCATTGGCCGCACCCAGGTCCAGCTGCCACTGGCTTCTGCAGGTAGATGCCCCACCCGCCCAGTGGGCTTCTGGTGCTCCTCTTGTGGCAGCCTCCCTGGCCATGCAGAGGGCCCCCACCGggcctgggggtggggagggcagcaGCCGTTTCTTCACAGCCTGTACTTTCCTGCAGCCCTGCTAGACCCCCCAGCTGAGGGCGAAGTGAAGCTGCTTCCGCTGGCTGAGCACTCGGAGGACTTCCAGAGGATCGTCCAGGGCTTCTACGACACGCTGGCCGGGCTTCATGGCAAGCTGTGGATTGTCAAGGTGGCTGGTCGTCTCCGCCCCCTTCAGCGGAGGGGCAGCCCTTGCAGGCAGCAGGGCCCATCCTGGAGCCTTGGAGGTGGAGCAGAGGCTGGGTGGTGGGGTCTCAGTAAggtgcca from Thamnophis elegans isolate rThaEle1 chromosome 8, rThaEle1.pri, whole genome shotgun sequence includes these protein-coding regions:
- the PARP10 gene encoding protein mono-ADP-ribosyltransferase PARP10 isoform X1, with amino-acid sequence MAAAAAVAVLGVPPDVADELLVFYFENRRRSGGGPVRSWRRRGDRATLTFERPEDAQRVLSRTDHALQGVQLVVQPAAPRDYGKVVLRGLNPQSSLELVELYVEHMLDCERDAYSLHRSPAGDQALVQLQAALNHPEFLALADRVQSRVLDGASLVLDWVEQTDSILVRSHHGVIQLQPEVLTLYFESRRSGGGRVQAVRLLQGGTLAVVSFQDRTVVDRVLKQPHQLPDGRLKVSPHYDFLEAPEAAAELAPSTTLPVAEAATRRLLQSQGVLQELGAFAPECVLRCEEAGLCISGGDPALRQQLRERIQAALHAVTQNRLPSSTWMLEFLQRADVQEHLAERLAERRVSACYLPAAGEVVVVALKPPVAQLAASLLDSFLSSISLPLSERQLLALASPHWARVQAGLRCCCVRLADDGEHLEGLTLPGLEEENVAELKRGLQDCLPDEVLVTTEPGRLHYLRLHRQELLAGLADVTLLPLEGAEVTGLRLSGDSWACRAAAELLQSLLCAISVRTVVLHQPGVSRFLLEERGQAILQGLERGFCCAFGLEHLQWRSPETQHELETSQEPIALVDRRDSLRGLKEHLQSPVGEADWQSEAKLEEIKGLLAALQPPRVALPAAEEEEEAGTAAEPLPEVPPSFEQQTSLADLDTIEEGPLPVPGPIPSLALEEEEEEEAQLLLAIQQSMDSARQEEEELARATELSLRSFEQEQPSSPGADILSVMRASQEAAAATRVQVYTSVEEDAEAVVQELERALGMQMREEMVQNEALLSLPALCLDYLTYLERKHAVSITLAGPVATVSGFLDYPVAATRDLALLLARLLHMEVAVGCGDACWVRWEPSEQGLPTPYSAQASALLEQAWSRGHKRVEVFFDGRPFAVDFERMEEYDVGNGRTLPIGRTQVQLPLASAALLDPPAEGEVKLLPLAEHSEDFQRIVQGFYDTLAGLHGKLWIVKLEKVMHPLLYQQYQLKKAAMEKACGHQAVERILYHGTTEESSHEICQHGFNRSFCGKNATHYGHGVYFAVKACLSARDQYSPRSPDGNKYIFVARTLVGDYTAGNASMRAPPLREGDAALRRYDSTVDDPRKPSIFVIFNDTQAYPEYLITCRWVEQKARPPPASPLPPW
- the PARP10 gene encoding protein mono-ADP-ribosyltransferase PARP10 isoform X2, with the translated sequence MAAAAAVAVLGVPPDVADELLVFYFENRRRSGGGPVRSWRRRGDRATLTFERPEDAQRVLSRTDHALQGVQLVVQPAAPRDYGKVVLRGLNPQSSLELVELYVEHMLDCERDAYSLHRSPAGDQALVQLQAALNHPEFLALADRVQSRVLDGASLVLDWVEQTDSILVRSHHGVIQLQPEVLTLYFESRRSGGGRVQAVRLLQGGTLAVVSFQDRTVVDRVLKQPHQLPDGRLKVSPHYDFLEAPEAAAELAPSTTLPVAEAATRRLLQSQGVLQELGAFAPECVLRCEEAGLCISGGDPALRQQLRERIQAALHAVTQNRLPSSTWMLEFLQRADVQEHLAERLAERRVSACYLPAAGEVVVVALKPPVAQLAASLLDSFLSSISLPLSERQLLALASPHWARVQAGLRCCCVRLADDGEHLEGLTLPGLEEENVAELKRGLQDCLPDEVLVTTEPGRLHYLRLHRQELLAGLADVTLLPLEGAEVTGLRLSGDSWACRAAAELLQSLLCAISVRTVVLHQPGVSRFLLEERGQAILQGLERGFCCAFGLEHLQWRSPETQHELETSQEPIALVDRRDSLRGLKEHLQSPVGEADWQSEAKLEEIKGLLAALQPPRVALPAAEEEEEAGTAAEPLPEVPPSFEQQTSLADLDTIEEGPLPVPGPIPSLALEEEEEEEAQLLLAIQQSMDSARQEEEELARATELSLRSFEQEQPSSPGADILSVMRASQEAAAATRVQVYTSVEEDAEAVVQELERALGMQMREEMVQNEALLSLPALCLDYLTYLERKHAVSITLAGPVATVSGFLDYPVAATRDLALLLARLLHMEVAVGCGDACWVRWEPSEQGLPTPYSAQASALLEQAWSRGHKRVEVFFDGRPFAVDFERMEEYDVGNGRTLPIGRTQVQLPLASAALLDPPAEGEVKLLPLAEHSEDFQRIVQGFYDTLAGLHGKLWIVKVAGRLRPLQRRGSPCRQQGPSWSLGAGEGDAPAALPAVPAEEGCHGEGLRAPGGGADPVPRHNGGVQPRDLPARLQPQLLWQERHSLRPRRLLCGQGVSLGA